The DNA segment CGAGGGCGAGCGGCGCGAGTCGGGGGAACGCGAGACGAGTGGCGCCGATCTGCAGCGGGACGAGCACCGTCGCCAGGCCGATCCACGCGGGGAGCAGGAACAGGAACAGGCTGTAGGTGCCGTGCAGGGTGAGCAGTCGCGTGTAATCGACGTTCGTGACGACGTCGAGGTCGGGCGCGGCGAGCTGGGTGCGCATGATCATGGCGACCACGCCACCTACCAGGAGGAAGACGAGCGCGAGGGCGAGATGCAGCTTGCCGATCAGCTTGTGGTCGGCCAGCTTGTCGGCTGCACCCGGGGCGCGCCCCGCGGAGGCGGGGGGAACGGGTGGCTCCGGCGGTGGTGCGGCCGGCGCTTCCGCATCGGTCTCGTGACTCGTGTCGGTGATCGCCATACGTCGGTACCGGGCGGGGACTCTATACAGCCGTAACGTCTCCTTCGAGTTGGCGCCTCTGCGGCACGGCCAGCAGCATGAGGGGGTGACCCGGTGGTCGTTCGACCCCCTCACCGTGCCGGCACTGGTCGTGGCTGCGATCTCGTACCGCCGCGCCGAGCGCACGGTGGCCGCCGCTCACCCCCGACACGTGGTCGCCCCGGCCCGTCGCCGATCGTTCTTCGCGGGCTTGGTGGTGGTGGCGGCCGCCGTCCTCTCGCCCGTGCACGCCTACGCGAACGAGCGGTTCGTCGTGCACATGGTCCAGCACCTCCTGCTCACATTCGTCGCCGCACCTCTTCTCGTCATCGGCGCGCCGCTCACGCTGGCGGTACGCGCCGCGTCACCGGAGCACCGCCGGCGGCTGTTGCGGGTCCTCAACGGGCCGGTCGTCACCCTGCTCGGGCACCCGGTGGTGGCCTGGGCCCAGTTCGCGGCGGTGATGTGGGCGACACATTTCTCGGGCTTCTTCGAGGCGGCCGTCGAGAACCCGTGGCTGCACGCGCTCGAGCACGGGCTCTTCCTCGGGTCGGCCGCGCTCTTCTGGTGGCCGGCCCTCGGCGAGTCGACCGGTCGCTGGCGGCTCAGCCATCCGCTCCGACTGCTGTACGTGGCGCTGGCGATGCCGCAGAACACCTTCCTCGCGGTCGCCATCCTGTCGTCGGGCCGGGTGCTCTATCCCCACTACCGGTCGCTGGCCGACCAGCGTCAGGCCGGCGGTGTGATGTGGGTCGCCGGCGACGTGGTGCTGCTCGTCGTGGTGCTCCTGCTCGCGGCCGCGTGGGCTCGCCACGAGGAACAGACGACACGCCGGCGCGAGCGGCTGGCGGACGCGCGCGACGCGCCCGCGGTCAGCCGCGCAGGAGCTGATCGACCGCCATCGCCGCGAACAGCAGCGTCAGGTAGCTGATCGAGTAGCCGAACAGCCGCATGGCGCGTTCCGGAGTTCGGTCGCGCAGCAGCCGCACGGCCTGCCAGAGGAAGATCGCGCCGAGGACGATGGCGGCGACGAGATACAGGTCGCCCATGCGCGCGACCGGGTAGAAGACGAGGCTCGCCGCCCACAGGAGCACCGTGTAGACCACGATCTGGCGGGCCGTGCGCGTGAAACCGACGACGGTGGGCATCATCGGCACGTCGGCACGTCGGTAGTCGTCGCGGTAGCGGATGGCGAGCGCCCAGAAATGCGGGGGCGTCCACACGAAGATGATCGCGAACAGCACGAGCGGTGCCATCCCGAGCGAGTCGCGTACCGCCGCCCAGCCGACGAGCACCGGCACCGCGCCCGCCGCGCCCCCGATCACGATGTTCTGCCTCGACGTGCGCTTCAGCCAGAGGCTGTAGACGAAGACGTAGAAGAGGGTGGCGGTGACCGCCAGCACCGCGCTGAGCAGGTTGACGAGGGCCCAGAGCTCGGCGAACGCCAATAGCTCGAGCACGATGGCGAACGTGAGCGCGGCTCGAGGCGAGATCGCGCCCGTGACGAGCGGGCGGTTTCGCGTGCGAACCATGAGCCGGTCGATGTCGCGGTCGACGTACATGTTCACCGCGTTGGCGCCGCCTGCGGCCAGTGCGCCACCCACGAGGGTGGCGAGCACGAGCCGGCCCGAGGGCACACCCCGCGCCGCGACGACCATCGTCGGCACGGTGGTGACGAGGAGCAACTCGATGATGCGCGGTTTCGTGAGCGCCACGTAGGCGCCCAGCCGGGCCCGCCGCGTCAAGGGTTGTGCGGCGGCGGCAAGAGACATCGCTCCGACACTACGGGGCGCGGCCGAGATGCTCAAAGCGGGCACCCGGTCGTACGATCGCCTGACATGCGCACGTTCCGCCTCTCGCCGTGGGCCTACCGGCGCATCACGCTCGTGGCCCTGCTGGCGCTGGCGTTCATCATCGTCACCGGCGGCGCGGTTCGCCTGACCGGCTCCGGCCTGGGGTGTCCCGACTGGCCCGCGTGTGCTGACGGCCGCGTCGTGGCCGAGCGGTCCTTCCATCCGATGGTCGAGTTCGTCAACCGCGTCATCACGGGGGTCGTGTCGCTCGCGGTGATCCTGGCCGTGCTCGGGTCGGTGATACGCCGCCCCCGCCGGCGCGACCTGATCGTGCTCTCGACCGGGCTCGTGCTCGGGATCGTGGCGCAGATCGTGCTCGGAGGCGAGACGGTCAAGCACGACCTGGCGCCGCCCTACGTGATGGGCCACTTCCTGCTCTCCCTGCTCCTCGTCTGGGACGCCGTCGTGCTTCACCACCGGGCCGGTGAGGCCGGTGAGGAGGACGGCCCGCACCGGGGCCCCCGCCGACCGGTCGTGCCGCCCGAGCTGCTCGCGCTGGCCCGCCTCATCGTGGTGAGCGCCGCCCTGGCCATTTTCCTGGGCACGGTCGTCACCGGGGCCGGGCCCCATGCGGGCGACCCGACCGCGAGGCGCCTCGATCTCGACGTGGCCGACGTCGCCCGCTTCCACGGCATCAGCGTCATGTTCCTCCTGGCCCTCACCGTCGTGACCCTGTGGCGCCTTCGTCGCGTTGGGGCGCCGCCGGACGCCGTGCGCCGCGGCGATGTCCTGCTCGCAACGCTCGTGGCCCAGGCCGGGGTCGGCTACACGCAGTACTTCGCCGGCGTCCCTCCGCTGCTCGTCGGCATCCACATCGCCGGGGCGACGGCGGTCTGGGTCGCCGCGCTGCAGTTCAACCTCGGCCTCGTGCGTCGCGCCTCGGCCGACCCGCCGCCCACCGGGACGGCAGGTGACACCGGGGCGCCCGCGTACGCGCGAGCCTGGTAGCGATGGGTTGCCTCGAACCTTCGGTCGGGCTCCTGCCCACCGAGGTCAAGGAGCCGGTGGGCGGTCAGGAGGTCGTGCCCGACCGCCCGTGGGTCGTCGTGGTCTGGAACGACCCCGTCAACCTGATGTCCTACGTGACCTACGTCTTCCAGAAGCTCTTCGGCTACTCGAAGGAGAAGGCCACCCGGCTCATGCTCGACGTGCACCAGAAGGGAAAGGCGGCGGTGTCGAGCGGCCCGCGCGAGAAGGCCGAGCTCGACGTGTTCCGACTTCACGAGCACGGGCTGTGGGCGACGATGGAACATGACACCTAGACGGGTGGCGAGACGGGCCGACGGGCACTTCGACCTCGACCTGCCGCCCGAGGAGCGCACACTGCTGCGCTCGCTGCCCGCGTCGATGCGCCTCGCGCTCACCGAGGGCACGCCCGCCGACGACCCGGGCCTGGCGCGCCTCAACCCCAAGGCCTACCCGGCGGACGACGAGCTCGAGGCGGAGTACCGCGACCTGATCGGCAACGAGCTCGACGCCGGCCGCCTCGCCGCCCTCGACACGCTCGAGGCCACGGCCGACGCGCCGACGCTCGACGAGAACCAGATGGAGGCGTGGATGCGCGCCATCAACGACACCCGCCTGCTGCTCGGCACCCGGCTCGCGGTCACCGAGGACCGCGCGGGTCGCGAGGTGCCCGACGACCACCCCGACGCGCAGGCCATCGCGGTGTACGACTACCTCAGCTGGCTGGAAGAGCAGCTCGTCGAAGCCCTCTTGGACTAGCTGGTCGACGGGTAATAGCAGGCGCCGACCGAGCCGGGGCCGGTGTGCACGCCGACGCTCGGGCCGACTCGGTAGCGCACCACCTCGAGCACCTCGGCGGCGTCCGCCAGTCGTGACGCGAGCGCGTCGCCCAGCGGCCGGGTGCCCGCGGCGGCCACGCCGACGCCGACGCGAAGGGCGGTGCCCCACGCCTGCACGAACGACGCCATGACGTCGGCCGCGTCGTCGGGGTCGCGCGCCTCGCCGACCGTCTCGACGACACCGTTCACGAGTCGAAGCACCGGGATCGCGTCTCCGATGCGAGTGTCGGGTGACAGCCGGCCGCCGGCGCGCACGAGGTCGAGCGCCTCGACGATGAAGATGTTGGCGACGGTGCTCGCCACCTGCTCGGCCACCTCGGCCGCGTCCTCCAACGACGCTCCCGCCGCCACCGCCTCGGCCGCCTCCCAGAGACAACACGCCACACCGAAGCTGGCCGTGCCGGTGTCGACCAGTCGCACCTTGCGCACCGCGCTCTGCGCGGCGAGGCGAGCCGCGTTGATCGTGCCCGACACCGCCGAGCCGACGTGCACGGAGAGGATCTCGTCGACGCCGCGCGACGCGACGCGCGCGTAGGCCTCCGAGAACTGCCCCGGGCTCGGCTGCGACGTCGACACCTCCGGCCGGCCCGACTCGAAGCGCGCGTAGAAGCCGTCGGCGTCGATGTCGACACCCTCGAGGTAGGGCGTGCCGTCGATGGTCACGGTGAGGGGCACGACCTCGACGGTGTAGCGCTCGACCAGCTCGGCCGGCAGCTGCGCGTTGGAGTCGGTGACGAAGCCGATCATCGGACGCGGGGGCGAGCCACCATGAAGCGCGAGAGGATCACGCCGCTGGTCGCGACGGCAGCCAGCGGCAGCGCGGCCGACGGCTGCGGTCCCCACAGGTTCGGCCAGCCCCGCCGCCACCACACCACGCCCGCGCCCACCCAGGTGACCGACGCGGCCACGGTGGCCGCCAGCGCCTGCCGGCGCCAGCGCGCGGTCGCCAACGCCACGCCGAGGTCGATCGGGAAGTAGGCGGGAAACGTGGCCAGGCACTGGCCCGCGCTCGCCGCCACGCCCTTGCCGCCGCGGAAGCCGTT comes from the Actinomycetota bacterium genome and includes:
- the clpS gene encoding ATP-dependent Clp protease adapter ClpS, which translates into the protein MGCLEPSVGLLPTEVKEPVGGQEVVPDRPWVVVVWNDPVNLMSYVTYVFQKLFGYSKEKATRLMLDVHQKGKAAVSSGPREKAELDVFRLHEHGLWATMEHDT
- a CDS encoding glycerol-3-phosphate acyltransferase, which produces MLRLIAAATTGYALGTIPSADVAARLATRGATDLRDAGSGNPGAVNAMAVLGKGWGYGVLIADVTKGAAACATGSRLAGAVGAHVGGTAAVVGHCLPVWNGFRGGKGVAASAGQCLATFPAYFPIDLGVALATARWRRQALAATVAASVTWVGAGVVWWRRGWPNLWGPQPSAALPLAAVATSGVILSRFMVARPRVR
- a CDS encoding heme A synthase is translated as MRTFRLSPWAYRRITLVALLALAFIIVTGGAVRLTGSGLGCPDWPACADGRVVAERSFHPMVEFVNRVITGVVSLAVILAVLGSVIRRPRRRDLIVLSTGLVLGIVAQIVLGGETVKHDLAPPYVMGHFLLSLLLVWDAVVLHHRAGEAGEEDGPHRGPRRPVVPPELLALARLIVVSAALAIFLGTVVTGAGPHAGDPTARRLDLDVADVARFHGISVMFLLALTVVTLWRLRRVGAPPDAVRRGDVLLATLVAQAGVGYTQYFAGVPPLLVGIHIAGATAVWVAALQFNLGLVRRASADPPPTGTAGDTGAPAYARAW
- a CDS encoding protoheme IX farnesyltransferase, giving the protein MSLAAAAQPLTRRARLGAYVALTKPRIIELLLVTTVPTMVVAARGVPSGRLVLATLVGGALAAGGANAVNMYVDRDIDRLMVRTRNRPLVTGAISPRAALTFAIVLELLAFAELWALVNLLSAVLAVTATLFYVFVYSLWLKRTSRQNIVIGGAAGAVPVLVGWAAVRDSLGMAPLVLFAIIFVWTPPHFWALAIRYRDDYRRADVPMMPTVVGFTRTARQIVVYTVLLWAASLVFYPVARMGDLYLVAAIVLGAIFLWQAVRLLRDRTPERAMRLFGYSISYLTLLFAAMAVDQLLRG
- a CDS encoding cytochrome c oxidase assembly protein — encoded protein: MSVIAIRRYRAGTLYSRNVSFELAPLRHGQQHEGVTRWSFDPLTVPALVVAAISYRRAERTVAAAHPRHVVAPARRRSFFAGLVVVAAAVLSPVHAYANERFVVHMVQHLLLTFVAAPLLVIGAPLTLAVRAASPEHRRRLLRVLNGPVVTLLGHPVVAWAQFAAVMWATHFSGFFEAAVENPWLHALEHGLFLGSAALFWWPALGESTGRWRLSHPLRLLYVALAMPQNTFLAVAILSSGRVLYPHYRSLADQRQAGGVMWVAGDVVLLVVVLLLAAAWARHEEQTTRRRERLADARDAPAVSRAGADRPPSPRTAASGS
- a CDS encoding DegV family protein, producing MIGFVTDSNAQLPAELVERYTVEVVPLTVTIDGTPYLEGVDIDADGFYARFESGRPEVSTSQPSPGQFSEAYARVASRGVDEILSVHVGSAVSGTINAARLAAQSAVRKVRLVDTGTASFGVACCLWEAAEAVAAGASLEDAAEVAEQVASTVANIFIVEALDLVRAGGRLSPDTRIGDAIPVLRLVNGVVETVGEARDPDDAADVMASFVQAWGTALRVGVGVAAAGTRPLGDALASRLADAAEVLEVVRYRVGPSVGVHTGPGSVGACYYPSTS
- a CDS encoding DUF2017 family protein; the encoded protein is MTPRRVARRADGHFDLDLPPEERTLLRSLPASMRLALTEGTPADDPGLARLNPKAYPADDELEAEYRDLIGNELDAGRLAALDTLEATADAPTLDENQMEAWMRAINDTRLLLGTRLAVTEDRAGREVPDDHPDAQAIAVYDYLSWLEEQLVEALLD